A genomic stretch from Mastacembelus armatus chromosome 12, fMasArm1.2, whole genome shotgun sequence includes:
- the lpar1 gene encoding lysophosphatidic acid receptor 1, translating into MDEEQCYYNETIAFFYNRSGKYLATDWNTVSRLVMGLGITVCIFIMLANLLVMIAIYVNRRFHFPIYYLMANLAAADFFAGLAYFYLMFNTGPNTRRLTVSTWLLRQGLIDTSLTASVANLLAIAIERHITVFRMQLHTRMSNRRVVVVIVIIWTMSIVMGAIPSVGWNCICSIRSCSNMAPLYSNSYLVFWAVFNLVTFVVMVTLYAHIFMYVRQRTMRMSRHSSGPRRNRDTMMSLLKTVAIVLGAFIICWTPGLVILLLDVFCANCNVLTYEKFFLLLAEFNSAMNPIIYSYRDKEMSATFRQILCCQRQENINGTTAEGSDRSASSINHTVLSGSGMHHHHHHHHNEHSVV; encoded by the exons ATGGATGAGGAACAGTGCTACTACAATGAGACTATCGCCTTCTTCTACAACCGCAGCGGGAAGTACCTGGCTACTGACTGGAACACCGTCAGCAGGCTGGTGATGGGCCTGGGCATCACCGTGTGCATCTTCATCATGCTCGCCAACCTTCTGGTGATGATCGCCATCTACGTCAACAGGAGATTCCATTTTCCCATCTACTACCTGATGGCCAACCTGGCAGCTGCTGACTTCTTTGCTGGACTGGCTTACTTCTACCTGATGTTCAACACAGGACCAAACACGAGGCGTCTGACAGTTTCGACATGGCTGCTACGCCAGGGTCTGATTGACACCAGCCTGACGGCATCTGTGGCCAATCTTCTAGCTATTGCCATCGAGCGGCACATCACCGTGTTCCGCATGCAACTACACACGCGCATGAGCAACCGACGTGTAGTGGTGGTGATTGTCATAATCTGGACCATGTCTATAGTCATGGGGGCCATTCCCAGTGTGGGATGGAACTGCATCTGTAGTATCAGGTCTTGCTCCAACATGGCGCCGCTTTACAGCAACTCCTACCTAGTCTTCTGGGCAGTGTTTAACCTGGTGActtttgttgtcatggtgacactGTATGCCCACATCTTTATGTATGTGCGACAAAGGACCATGAGGATGTCAAGGCACAGTTCTGGACCACGGCGCAACCGAGATACCATGATGTCTCTGCTGAAAACTGTGGCAATTGTGCTGG GGGCGTTTATCATCTGTTGGACCCCTGGCCTGGTCATCCTTCTCCTTGACGTCTTCTGCGCCAACTGCAATGTCCTCACATATGAAAAGTTCTTCTTACTTCTTGCTGAGTTTAACTCAGCCATGAATCCCATCATCTACTCCTACCGTGACAAGGAGATGAGCGCCACGTTTAGGCAGATCCTCTGCTGTCAGCGGCAGGAGAACATCAACGGGACAACGGCGGAGGGTTCCGATCGGTCGGCGTCATCCATCAACCACACGGTGCTGAGTGGTAGCGGTatgcaccaccaccaccaccaccatcacaatGAACACTCAGTAGTATAA